One Ictalurus furcatus strain D&B chromosome 7, Billie_1.0, whole genome shotgun sequence genomic window, cacacacacacacacactctctctctgtctctctctctctctctcacacacacacacacacataacattataactttataagaataataaaaaggagtattaagatattataacggtaatataaagagtagtaggatttgtaggatattagaaggataatataatgatattatgaagtagggagtacagtaaactatttgcaagcagtataaccatatataaaatagagatatagagcaaatatgaaagtaaattataaaccagaaatacagaaaaatgtaaaagaaacttactcataattcagatggtgaagattcttgtctcgcgaGGAAGGGTCAGGCGTGGTGTAGACgggggccttaattttaagagaaaccATGAGGAGcaatttataagggtagctgagtcaagctgcccccgcgagataaaagtgagaccaaggtctctctaaattgttttctctctctcccactttcaatcctaatggtagtcagaaagtcctctttcaaaacataatggtagtcagaaagtcctcgttcaaaacataatggtaaatttgataagcctctttttaaacatcatggtaatgtagatgagctcttttttaaccctattggtattgatatcatagtctttctaagatatattggttatttactgtgtaaatacagtataaatactggagcttgagctccaggtgtcagatctcttctgagaattctcatcggtgtggatctcgtgtggtggaatggaaccaataaatccggacccttgcttcttctcactcacggctggtgtctttttttctatctccaactgggttcacagatgtgagtatttgtttctatgttgaattttaagtgtctttgggtaataggctaaatttgggccagcatttggcaccccagatgggactgggttaagatctatatgtctgtaatctctcccgtgggacttcaTTCCGTGTAGGAAGAAGGCATTGCAGatgcctgttatttcaaagctctgtcttagtggtctgttgttacgattgggaagccaccggggtgggaagaaagactaaagttggtctccaaaagaaccttgagtgagtgagaagaggtaagagaagtgtgaacCGATTGTAATTGTGTAAGGGCTATGAATAAGGTTCATAAGactgtttaatgaaattgtatgtgttctgtgagtgaaagtcctgcaataccactggttaaaaattccagggctggataggaagcaggtggatatgaggcctcaaaccccagataccggctaCTAGAGGTGGCGGCTGCATTGGtgggggacccctaataccgctggattgagtccaggtctggatagagaggggtataaatcctgggcccaggtccgggtcaCGCAACTTAGGGAACGGACCcagcgtgcccggtgtatgaatgtgtaataacaaatgtgtgtgcttataatatgaGTGTGGTGTGAGAGCGTGCATGCATGTGCGATAAGCTCTGAAACTTAGTGTTGGAgacagggaaaaatgtattcattagtgctctgaacatgagctccatacataaggagataagtgtgttggataagctttgaaaattagttttggagaaagttgcatttaatttatatgactgtaagcttcATACATACGGAGCTGGTGTGAAGGTGCTTTATACTCTGAGACCAcacttgtgtgtatgtaataaaataaatatgtgtaatagtgtgtgaatataatatgGTGTATGTGAGCTTGCAGGCATTGTTGAtaaaaaggagtgtgtgtgtgtgttcctatctGTTCTTATCTGCGCAGGCAGGCCTGCCGTCTgtgtggaagaaagaaaaaaaaggaaaaagaacaatactgtgtgtgtgtgctcttcagattgagctgggtaacacagaacattgtgagatatttttgctttttttgaatgttttgaatctggtacagactttctgtgagtcgggtgtgactgtgtgtattataattactttggtatcaataactgctgtgtgagtgttttaaaaattggggagcatgcaagaacattgtaaatattttagacatctgtcAGACTGTCCATTGTGTAAATAAGAACTTgtagacctgtaatatataacaacatattcCCAGACTGTGTGATccagggaaaaaaggaaaattgaaggtgggtgggggggagtgtgcattttcaggccattgttgagaaatgagtgagtcagtccattgggacctttcatttatattccataaattatgaaTATGTTGTTTagttaaatgacaaataataataatataattttcccCTGTTGTAttctgctggctcaaatttagcctattacccaaaaacacttaaaatgcaacatagaagccaatactcacatctacctctgagcccagttggagatagaaaaaaagacaccagccgtgagtgagaagaagcaagggtccagctttattggttccgttccaccacacgagatccacacctatgagaattctcagaagtgatctgatcccctgagcttaagctccagtatttatactgtatttacacagtaaataacccatatgtttcaagaagactatgatatcaataccaatagggttaaaaaagagctcatctaccttactattatgttaaaaaaaaaaggctattccacttaccaaTAGCTCAAAAACCAGGGCGTttcaacttacacatagaatcaaaaccaggggttttcaattacccatagaatcaaaagtggagagacaaaacaatctagagtcttactattatctcgcggggggggggggggggggggggcagcttgacacAGCTGCCCTTATAaatggttctctcttaaaattaaggccttccttgcgagacaagaatcttcaccatatttttctgtatttctagtttataatttatttttatatttgctctatatctctattttatatatagttatactgcttgaaaaacggtttactgtatttcctacttcataatatcattatattacccttctactgttctGCATATCCtgctattctgtattttataaagagtttttctattattataagatattgtAATGTCTTGTactatcttaatactccttttcattattcttataaagttatttatgtgtgtgtgctttatgtctacatgcccgtccttgactgtgcgagagtgagtatgagtgtgtgtgtgtgtgtcagtactcctcagctcttatacttctttttgactcttCGACTAGtaaaccatagtgtagtactcttaaagtttaaagtgtaaatccagtttgtcaatatccgcctaaaaccgcttctgtgtgtctaggtgcccatcgtcagtccttcctctcccctttactggatctggatctggatctggacactcattatcagcttgtgcatctcactgctgatatcatggtgctacttaactatcttcgcagcaccccctctagaaatggaaatgcggggttcccccccccgatacagaatctgccccgtgaacgtgtgtgttgacgcctctacacagccagaacccccctccagctttcagtctgagggagATGTCCTCTTCTCTGATCCGAGCCCCGACCATtcgtccctcttctcacctaccagtccgccccactctcagtggtcccctcacttcacctttgctgattttcccatgtccccaggacgcaccccattttcttccccctcccgCTCTCCTCCAGACTACGCACCCACCCGTCCCATgaattaccaataaaattacattttactcatactaagtctccctcatgtttatttcatgtcatttttatccacaacaattCCTTCCCGAAAAAAACTTATGATAAATGAAAAAGTACAGGCCCCAAAATTGGGTAAAATTGAATAGGTGTTGTAAATATTATGTCTAAGAACAGTGTAAACATGTAAGAACTGCCGGATTGCCCGTTGTGTGAGGCTGTGTGAATTACCTAAATTTAAACTTAAGAATCATAAGATTAATTGAATCGTCATATGAAATGCATTGATATGTATGTACTCTGAGTATATGTGAGTCCCTAGGGCAGCTGGACCGAGTACGGACGGGAGGGGATAAACAGGCATAAATCGGTACGAGATAGGCTAAGCAGGCCGGAACAGCAGGACAAGGTAGGAGGAAAACATTTGGCTGTGAGGGATAACGTAGGGGATTTAGGGGGGGCATGTACAAAAGACTCTAAGGGCTGAGAGGTGTGAGACACGACCTGCAGTAGAGTTATGGCCGAATGTAAGAAAGGGATGAGCCCGATAGAGAGGGTGATAAgcaaacactgtacagatgagaaagacattaggcattattgtaaaaaatggagtgagaagactagtggtgagtggaaatggCCCGAGGAAGGTACTCTTGATGAACAGCTATGCCAgataatgaaagagagattagctgtatggaatgaacagaaaaaagtcttgagagtgagggagaaaggTGTGAAGACAGAGAAGATAGTGAACTGGTTTGTGAACGCagggaaggaggagaaggagaagtatagacggcagagagaacgaGCAGAGGCGGTGGtacggaagaaagaagaaagggaagCAAGCctagaaaaaaagataaaagaggcTATTCAGAAAGAACGGGCCGAGGCCCCGCCCCCATATAACCCTCAGTACCGCCCTCCAGTGAGACCTGTCAGAAGTGCCCCACCTGCCGGGCTCTACATGATGCAAGACCTGGAGGacagagaagatgaatggaaggaaacCGAGGTGGACATTCAGGGAACATTCAGCGGATACCAAAGAATGAGGCATCGCATGCGGGAGGATGGAGAACCTACCAAAATGGAAGAAGGAGCTGCCGGATACAAGGATAGAACCCCGGTCGAGAGCGAAAGCCCACGGCTGGACCTCCCACATGTAGGCAAcaaagagagggacagggaaCTACAGGAGTACATGAAAAACTGGACCCACACTCCGGGGTGGCCGGAGCACGGGGAGATTCCCACCAGCACTAGCACCCCGAGGCCAGGGTCACAGCCGATGGTGCACAAGCAAAGAGAcaagaaactggaggaaataCAGGACCAGGAGGAGCATAGGACCAGTGAAAATCAAGAAGGTCgtaggagtgagagagggcaCGAGGGTGAAAACAGAGCTCCACACaccagaggaggagaaaaaggggaGCCGAGAGACAATGTGGGGCGGGTGGTCCGTATACAGGGGGATGTGGTGCGCTCCCCATATGCTATCGAGGACGATAAGGAATTGGAGGGCAGGATTCGACGGCTGGAGGACGGGATATTGGGAGAATCAAAATCACAGAGGTCGAGAAGAGCACTGAACCAGACAGTGGGAAAACATGTGAAGAGCCTGAGTAAGGACTCAAAGGGCCTAATATACcaccagcagaagaagaagcaagtgAGTTCAGACATGGATCTGGACGAACAAGGGGGGACTGAGAGCGAGGGGACCGAAACAGACGACGAAGGAAAAGTTGAACAGGACGTCAGTGAGGAGGAGGACTCAAGGGCCACCCCCCGTTGGAGGCACTGCTGAAATATGGGACGCAGTGAGGAGCATGTTTCCGGCTAAGATGGACCCTGGGAAGCTCgtaaatataaaactgaaagacGAAGAAAACGTGATAACCTTCATACAAGAGTTTCAAGACAAATGGAGGGATGAAACGGGTGCCAAATGGGATGATTCAGTGGCAAGTGTGGGACTGTTCAAACTGCTGTTGAAGAAGGCTCTCCCTGGGGAGGTGCAGCAGAAGTTAGAGGAAGTGGTGAGGCTCAACGCAATGGAATGGGCTTCATTTCTGGCACATGTGACCCATCACGTGGAGCAAcacagaaagctgaaaaaagaagctaaagaTGCCACTGAGGGAAAGAAGGTTCACAGCTCCCCCTCACCTGTAAGGCAATTCAAACTATGGGCTTCTCAGGAAAAATACAGACCTTACGATTCACCGAGCCTCAAGAACTAACTCTGGATGGCGTGACAATACAAGCACCCCTGTTATATTCGCCAGGAGCGCCTGTTAACCTACTGGGATGTGATGCCCTGTGTAAGCTGGGAGCTCAGATACAGTGCGAGGCGACTGGGATTTGGGTGACATTCCCTAAATCAATATCCACACAATTCCTACTGTTGCACGAACCACCTAGCACCGCCCGTAATGTGAGGATGGTATACTGGTTGGAGATGTCCGATCCATCTAAGTCGGAACTCTGGCACAGATACGCAGAATGGAAACCATGGTTACAGTA contains:
- the LOC128609486 gene encoding myb-like protein X isoform X2, translated to MAECKKGMSPIERVISKHCTDEKDIRHYCKKWSEKTSGEWKWPEEGTLDEQLCQIMKERLAVWNEQKKVLRVREKGVKTEKIVNWFVNAGKEEKEKYRRQRERAEAVVRKKEEREASLEKKIKEAIQKERAEAPPPYNPQYRPPVRPVRSAPPAGLYMMQDLEDREDEWKETEVDIQGTFSGYQRMRHRMREDGEPTKMEEGAAGYKDRTPVESESPRLDLPHVGNKERDRELQEYMKNWTHTPGWPEHGEIPTSTSTPRPGSQPMVHKQRDKKLEEIQDQEEHRTSENQEGRRSERGHEGENRAPHTRGGEKGEPRDNVGRVVRIQGDVVRSPYAIEDDKELEGRIRRLEDGILGESKSQRSRRALNQTVGKHVKSLSKDSKGLIYHQQKKKQVSSDMDLDEQGGTESEGTETDDEGKVEQDVSEEEDSRATPRWRHC